In Candidatus Poribacteria bacterium, one DNA window encodes the following:
- a CDS encoding ATP-binding protein: MNSPKRPNQDALYQALNIYRDAMRPFILRNLKTGQGLSPEERFQNEADIDIGDFPHLFRRYWHNAFERRFDPDRDVRSAVGIVTEARNQVSHPGTEDIDLSYALSRLHDIADVLGQINAPDQKREVEAIRDTLLTRAAPTVDPKPKLPRRKASDLKSWRDVIRPNTDVIEGTFRKSEFAADLQEVFEGKAKTPEYGETEIFFNQTYITPGLRELLVNTLRRLGGKGGNPVIQLKTGFGGGKTHSLIALYHLVTGINILRELPADGPYARLRKEIEDILAEAEWDTDTPLNTNISVLVGTYLSTTDADETKQGDPLNTLWGMMADQLGGQDGYNLIRKAAREGTAPGGNQLDALFEYVGPSVILIDELVAYVRNVQGVTRESIYTFFQAVTESVKRSENVTLIATLPEGQTHAGGEGGLSVLEALESILERVDAVSIPLEMDNAYEVVRRRLFGSVIDETERDLTCEAFRRMYQNSRNEYPEGVNDQRYLQRMKDCYPIHPEVFDRLSQDWAVIPGFQRTRGVLRMMATCISRLYQEQDPSLLIMPANLTLDDPALADEFTRLLARSGGHWDPIVQEIDSHGSRTEQIDRSSQSFIEIGNAARRTARTIFLGSATGGAVKGITNRQIHLGVVEPGQGVAVYNDALSRMSGNLYFLYNLDDRYYFHTQENLNKVAIDRAAEYTDTDIYAEIVSRLERAIGRDPSVQVCPISPSTVKDSETIQYVILHPQASLPSREKETDIASDTARHILTYSAEDDRQRTFRNTLLFIAPRRDAIRDLINLVKKYLAWNSIMNGDVLNSALTTLQGARLDQTTENLESAEDAVTTAIFKAYRWTLAPTQADPQKNTYDFSIADAKVDDRRIISRLRDKFVEDDAIITKIAPEIFSTQLQQYIWSSDTYQEHIGLDTLWELMAQNVYMPRLRDRSVLATCIREGITAGTFGYASAYEGNDYRNFRFEEQIGGLRVAEGSTAVLINPEMAKLIKEEKEKEHKPDPSESASTTKKQATDDSTDIVVEPPPSQGPTHVVVTKALQLELPFMDEIETLQDEIARTLQADGGNVKIEITVTANKSDGFSENTTRAVKQNSEHLNAEFESN, encoded by the coding sequence GTGAATTCGCCCAAACGCCCAAATCAAGACGCACTCTACCAAGCACTCAACATCTACCGCGATGCCATGCGTCCCTTCATTCTCAGAAACCTGAAAACAGGGCAAGGCTTATCCCCGGAAGAGCGTTTCCAAAACGAAGCAGATATAGATATTGGCGACTTCCCACACCTCTTCAGAAGATATTGGCACAATGCCTTTGAACGACGTTTCGATCCCGATCGCGATGTTCGCAGTGCTGTAGGCATTGTAACGGAAGCGCGAAATCAGGTTTCGCACCCTGGAACGGAAGACATCGATCTCAGCTACGCCCTTTCACGGCTCCACGACATTGCAGATGTACTTGGGCAAATCAATGCCCCCGACCAGAAGCGAGAAGTTGAAGCCATTCGCGACACATTACTCACCCGCGCGGCACCAACTGTAGACCCGAAACCGAAACTACCGCGTAGAAAGGCATCCGACCTCAAATCATGGCGTGATGTCATACGCCCCAACACAGATGTTATCGAAGGCACCTTTCGAAAATCCGAATTCGCCGCCGACCTCCAAGAGGTTTTTGAAGGAAAAGCAAAAACACCAGAATACGGCGAAACCGAAATCTTCTTCAATCAGACCTACATCACCCCCGGACTCCGAGAATTGTTGGTAAATACGCTCAGAAGACTTGGTGGCAAAGGCGGTAACCCAGTTATCCAACTCAAAACAGGTTTCGGAGGTGGCAAAACCCATAGCCTCATCGCTCTTTATCACCTTGTTACTGGAATTAACATCCTGAGAGAACTTCCAGCAGACGGTCCATATGCGCGACTGCGGAAAGAAATAGAGGACATCCTGGCGGAAGCAGAATGGGATACCGATACACCCCTTAATACTAACATTTCTGTCCTCGTCGGCACCTACCTCTCCACCACCGATGCAGACGAGACCAAACAGGGAGACCCGCTCAATACCCTTTGGGGCATGATGGCGGATCAACTCGGTGGGCAAGATGGGTATAATCTTATCAGAAAAGCCGCACGCGAAGGCACAGCCCCCGGCGGAAATCAATTGGACGCCCTCTTTGAATACGTCGGGCCCTCTGTCATCTTAATAGATGAACTTGTTGCTTACGTCCGCAACGTCCAAGGTGTCACACGAGAAAGTATCTACACCTTCTTTCAAGCCGTTACGGAGTCCGTCAAGAGATCTGAAAACGTTACGCTCATCGCTACCTTACCAGAAGGACAAACGCACGCAGGCGGAGAAGGCGGGTTAAGTGTCCTTGAAGCACTCGAATCTATCCTTGAAAGAGTTGACGCTGTCTCAATACCTTTAGAAATGGACAACGCTTATGAGGTTGTGCGGAGGCGATTGTTCGGGAGTGTAATTGATGAGACAGAGCGAGACCTAACTTGTGAAGCGTTTAGAAGGATGTACCAGAACTCGCGCAACGAATACCCCGAAGGTGTCAATGATCAACGCTACTTACAGCGTATGAAAGACTGCTACCCGATACACCCGGAGGTATTTGACAGGCTTTCCCAAGACTGGGCAGTAATTCCTGGATTTCAACGCACCCGCGGCGTGCTGCGGATGATGGCAACCTGTATCTCCCGACTCTACCAAGAACAGGACCCCTCTCTGCTGATAATGCCCGCGAACCTTACACTTGATGATCCGGCACTCGCCGATGAATTCACGAGACTGCTCGCAAGATCCGGTGGACATTGGGATCCCATTGTCCAAGAGATAGACAGCCACGGTTCCCGCACTGAACAGATCGATAGGAGCTCTCAAAGTTTCATTGAGATAGGCAACGCAGCACGCAGAACCGCACGCACCATCTTCCTTGGAAGTGCCACAGGGGGCGCGGTCAAAGGCATCACGAATCGTCAAATTCACCTCGGGGTTGTTGAACCCGGACAAGGGGTCGCCGTTTACAATGATGCCCTCAGCAGAATGAGTGGCAACCTCTACTTCCTCTATAATCTTGACGATAGATATTACTTCCACACCCAGGAGAACCTCAACAAGGTCGCTATAGATCGCGCTGCGGAATATACCGACACAGATATCTATGCTGAGATCGTTTCACGGTTGGAAAGAGCCATCGGACGCGATCCGAGTGTGCAGGTTTGTCCAATCTCGCCAAGTACCGTCAAAGATTCCGAAACGATTCAATACGTTATCCTCCATCCCCAGGCCTCCCTTCCGAGCCGCGAAAAGGAGACGGATATAGCCAGTGATACAGCACGCCACATCCTTACATACAGCGCGGAGGATGATCGACAGCGCACCTTCAGGAACACACTGCTCTTCATTGCCCCACGGCGAGACGCTATCCGAGACCTCATAAATCTTGTTAAAAAGTACCTCGCGTGGAACTCTATCATGAACGGGGATGTTCTAAACAGTGCTCTCACCACGCTTCAAGGAGCAAGGTTAGACCAAACCACGGAAAACCTCGAATCCGCTGAGGATGCGGTAACAACGGCGATCTTCAAGGCATACCGATGGACACTCGCTCCCACGCAAGCAGACCCGCAGAAGAACACCTACGACTTCTCTATCGCTGATGCAAAAGTTGATGATCGTAGAATCATCAGTCGGCTCCGCGACAAATTTGTTGAAGACGACGCAATCATCACAAAAATAGCGCCTGAAATCTTCTCGACACAATTGCAGCAATACATCTGGAGCAGCGATACCTATCAAGAGCACATCGGCTTGGATACGCTCTGGGAACTCATGGCACAAAACGTCTATATGCCACGGCTGCGAGACCGAAGTGTTTTAGCAACGTGCATTAGAGAAGGAATCACAGCAGGCACCTTCGGATACGCCAGTGCTTATGAGGGGAACGACTATCGCAACTTCCGTTTTGAAGAACAGATTGGTGGGCTCCGAGTGGCTGAAGGTAGCACAGCCGTCCTCATAAACCCTGAGATGGCAAAACTGATCAAAGAGGAAAAAGAAAAAGAGCACAAACCGGACCCCTCCGAATCAGCCTCAACCACAAAAAAACAAGCGACAGACGACTCAACCGATATTGTCGTCGAACCGCCACCATCACAGGGACCTACCCATGTCGTTGTTACCAAAGCCTTGCAGTTAGAATTGCCCTTCATGGACGAAATAGAAACCTTACAGGACGAAATCGCTCGCACCCTCCAAGCCGATGGCGGAAATGTGAAAATCGAAATTACCGTTACTGCCAATAAATCGGACGGCTTTTCCGAAAACACCACCCGCGCCGTAAAGCAAAACAGCGAACACCTCAACGCCGAATTCGAGAGCAACTAA
- a CDS encoding DUF4411 family protein, which translates to MSQIVFDEAMRDTDIKQWCDEYQLKPDFQVAIDESVQDKVSEVLSEFPRLVDNRTGRSGADPWVIALAMITQNCIVVTEENPTNSENRPKIPDACAHFNLQCIKVVDLIKRENWIFE; encoded by the coding sequence ATGTCACAAATTGTTTTCGATGAAGCAATGAGAGATACAGATATAAAACAATGGTGTGATGAGTATCAATTAAAGCCAGATTTCCAAGTAGCAATTGATGAATCAGTGCAGGACAAAGTCAGCGAAGTTCTATCGGAATTCCCAAGGTTGGTGGACAACCGAACTGGAAGATCAGGGGCTGACCCGTGGGTTATTGCCCTAGCGATGATTACCCAAAACTGTATCGTTGTAACGGAGGAAAACCCTACAAATAGCGAAAATAGACCAAAAATTCCCGATGCCTGTGCCCATTTTAACCTTCAATGTATCAAGGTAGTCGATCTAATAAAAAGAGAAAACTGGATTTTTGAATAG
- a CDS encoding ImmA/IrrE family metallo-endopeptidase, with the protein MAKSVKALITPEVLKWAREKRIKLEIDHAAKKLKIDPERLEAWERGTEQPTFAQVKKIAKLYKTHISIFYLPEPPINFQPLTDYRVLPEHFAIDEEQVYRLNANIIEAFERRETLIELYELLEEPPLEVTLKFDRQTSKKRAAQKITQFLGFSRAELQKANNPHAALKFWKQTVEAKGILVCQTSVNTHLSVKLETVRGFCIAQRPFPVIVVNPKDSPYGRIFTLIHELVHIALGESVIQNTDFEATLPSNLDPIEVFCNQVAAEVLVPEDELLKIVNLEMLEEELSGTSKFFHVSSEVIMRRLLTLGKISRHDYRTYRNRQLAKYKDTPARTGGAVPYHNRLLNTSGEYFARTAFTAYYEQKITRAELASVLSNCDTKHLAKIEGTIFA; encoded by the coding sequence ATGGCTAAATCTGTCAAAGCACTCATCACGCCGGAAGTTCTCAAGTGGGCGCGTGAAAAACGCATCAAGTTAGAGATCGACCATGCGGCAAAAAAATTGAAGATAGATCCGGAACGCCTTGAGGCATGGGAACGCGGTACGGAGCAACCCACCTTTGCACAGGTAAAGAAGATCGCGAAACTCTATAAAACCCATATCTCTATTTTCTATCTGCCTGAACCGCCCATTAATTTTCAACCACTCACAGATTATCGGGTATTGCCTGAGCACTTCGCGATTGATGAAGAACAGGTATACAGATTAAATGCCAATATCATCGAGGCGTTTGAAAGGCGAGAGACCCTCATCGAATTGTACGAATTGTTGGAAGAACCACCGCTTGAGGTTACGCTGAAGTTTGATAGACAGACAAGTAAGAAACGAGCAGCACAAAAAATAACACAATTTCTCGGATTTAGTAGAGCAGAGTTACAAAAAGCAAATAATCCACACGCCGCTCTGAAATTTTGGAAACAGACTGTCGAAGCAAAAGGTATTCTGGTCTGTCAAACCTCCGTGAACACACATCTCTCTGTTAAACTGGAAACAGTACGTGGATTTTGCATTGCACAAAGACCGTTTCCGGTGATTGTGGTAAATCCCAAAGACAGTCCTTACGGTCGTATTTTTACCCTTATTCACGAATTGGTGCATATTGCACTCGGTGAAAGTGTTATCCAGAATACAGATTTTGAAGCAACTCTCCCCTCCAATTTGGATCCAATTGAGGTTTTCTGCAATCAGGTAGCTGCCGAGGTTTTAGTTCCAGAAGATGAATTGTTAAAGATAGTAAATTTGGAGATGTTGGAAGAGGAGCTATCCGGAACCTCCAAATTCTTCCATGTAAGTTCTGAAGTCATTATGCGTAGATTATTGACCCTTGGAAAAATCTCACGACATGACTATCGAACGTACAGAAATCGCCAATTGGCAAAGTACAAGGACACCCCAGCGCGAACAGGTGGAGCCGTCCCTTATCATAATCGGCTTCTCAATACCTCCGGTGAGTATTTCGCACGAACTGCTTTCACGGCTTACTACGAGCAGAAAATCACACGTGCCGAGTTAGCTTCCGTTCTTTCCAATTGTGACACAAAACACCTTGCTAAAATTGAGGGTACTATCTTCGCATGA